The Jaculus jaculus isolate mJacJac1 chromosome 14, mJacJac1.mat.Y.cur, whole genome shotgun sequence nucleotide sequence gtggctggaggccctggcgtgcccattcatattctctctttctctctctgtctgttgctctcaaataaataaaaatgatttaaattttaaaaaattatttaaaaaatgcttgctgaagccaggcatggtggcttatgccttcagtcccagtactttggagggagaggtaggatgatcaccatgagcttaaggccaccttgaaactatatagtaaattccagatcagcctgagctagagtgagaccctaccttgaaaaaacaaaaaacaaacaaaaaaacttgctgagggctggagagatggcttagcagttaaggagcttgcctaagaacccaggttcaattcaccagaacacatataaatcagatgcacaaggtaatgcatgcatgtggagtttgtttgcagtggctggaggccctggtgcacccattctctctctctacctgcctccttcatctctctctctttcctctctcaaataaataaaatatattacacgctaggtgtggtggcacacgccataaTCCCActatctgggaggcagaggatcatcatgagtttgaggccaccctgagactacatagtgaattccaggtgagcatggggaagagcaagactctatgtcaaaagaagaaaggggtggggggaggagagaggaggaacaaagacagatagatgttgttgcagtccggttcgcattgctggtagaaatcacccaacaagagtagcttctgggaaaaagagatttattttggcttataggctcaaggggaagcttcacgatagcaggggaaaacgatggcatgagcagagggtggacatcaccccctggccaacagaaggtggacaacagcaacaggagggtgtgccaaacactggcatggggaaactggctataaagcccataagcccgcccccaacaatacactccctccaggaggcattgattcccaaatatccatcagctggggagctagcattcacaacacctaagtttatgggggacacctgaatcaaaccaccacagatgtctttaatcccaacactcaggaggcagaggtaggaggattgccaagttcgaggccagcctgggaccagacagtaagttccaggtcagcctgggctagagtgagacctacctcaaacaaacaaaaaagactattcaactttaaatgtcccaaACTGATCGCTTCCCTCAAATCTAATTCATCTGGGTGACCATACTTCTAGGAGTTCAGGTCAAACATTTCCAGTCATCTCTCACCGCCTTCTCTATCACCATTCCTCAGTATTCCAGGGCGACCATTATGGtctcctctagccactacaaaggaactccagacgcatgtgccaacttgagcagctggcctacatgggtactggggaatcgaacctgggtcctcaggcttaaccactaagccatctctgcagccacgaTCACTGTTTTAATAGTGTTTAAGCTCCTTCCCGTTTCCCTGGAGGCCGGTTTGCAAGCGGCTTTGATggcaagtgggagggagggaaaggcctGGAAGAGGCACTTGAAGTCTCCATCACAATGCCTCCACTGACCTCCAGATGGCGCTGGTGCTCTCGAGTCAGGAGCGCTCGGTGCGCAGGCGCATGGTGGTCTTGGTTCGTCCGCCGCTTCCTATTGGCTCTCGTGTGTGCAGAGGCGGGGTGTCGGTGTGCGCCTGCGCAGCCTCGGCTTTGCGCTCTGGAGCGCCGCTCGGGGCCGGAAGTGGGGGCGTCCGCAAAGGTGAGTGAAGTTGAGGCGGCGGCGGCTGTGCCTGGGTTCCGGGGAGCCTCGGGCCTCCGGCGGAGGGAAGACGTGTGTGAGGCCGGTTAGGACCTAGGAGACCCTGCGGGGGTGGTGTGAGGACAGAGCCCGGGACTGAGAGGAGGCGCgagaaggagaaactgaggcgCCGGGAGCCGGAGACCGGAGAGGGAGACGGCAGAGCGGGACGGACGCCGCCCACGGCCCTCGGTGGGGGACCCGGGCCCGCTGGGGACAGACGGACAAGTCGGGGACGGAAGATACTGTTGCCAGACATCAGGACAGGCATCTGCCAGGCAGGCAAAGCCAGCCCGTACCACTGGTAAAGTTTCCCATGTGATCTCACGGTGCTCCCCGTGGGACATTCAGTGGACCCCAGAGGAAACCTTCCTTTTCATTCTGTCACACCTCTTGTGTTACTCCTGACAAGATCTTTTGTGACCTACATCCCTCCTTTAGGGCTCATAGCAAAcatccctttttgttttttaagtcttttaaaaagcttatttaattgtttgcgagcagagagaacacagaatgggtgcgccagggcctccagccactgccaatgaactccacacgcatacGCTCCTTCTacagctggctaacgtggttcctggggaattgaacctgggtctttggctttcaggcaagcaccttcaccttaaccactaagccatctccccagcctcaaacaTCCCTTCTTCGTGGGGACCTTTTCTGGTTCCCAAACATGGAGAGCCGCCTCCAGACCCCCATGAATCCTTGAGGTTCTGTTATCACAGGCAGTCACTGGATTGTCACAGTGTGGTGAAATGTGTCTCTCATGTGACTATGGCCATCTGTAAGGGCCCTTGTAGTATTCATGACCTTTTTCTttagaatatttcttttaaattatttacttatatgtttgtaatcaaagagagacagaaaagagagaagggtgtgtcggggtctctagccactgcaaataaactccagctgcatgtgccactttgtgcatctggccttacctgggtacaggggaattgaacccggtcactaggctttgcaggcaagcaccttaacctctgtgccatctttccagcccatgttttgaCTTTTTTCTAGTTCAGTGCATAATTACTAGGCCTCTGATAAATGTTCTAAAAATGAACAGgctagacgtggtggcgcatacctttaatctcagcactcgggaggcagaaataggaggatcattgtgagtttgaggccaccctgagactgcatagtgaatttcaggtcagcctggactagagggagaccctacctcgaaaaaccaaaaaataaatgaataaaaatgaacaaatggctTCTTCCTCGGGCAAACACCAAATGGCGGGTGCACCGTGGTGGCTTCTGTGGAAGCTTTGGCAGCTGTCTCCGGGGTTGTGGGTGTGGGCGTGGCCGTGGTTGGGCAAGGCCGTGGGGAGCCAAAGACGAGGAGTGGATCCCCGTCACCAAGCTGGGACGCCTGGTCAAGGACATGAAGATCAAGTCCCTGGAGGAGATGTATCTGTTCTCCCTGCCCATCAAGAAGTCTGAGATTATTGACTTCTTCTTAGGCATGTCCCTTTAGGATGAAGTTTTGAAGATCATGCCACTGCAAAAGCAGACTCGTGCTGATCAGCAGACCAGGTTCAAGGCTTTGGTCGCCATTGGGGACTACAACGGTCATGTTGGCCTGGGTGTCAAGTGTCCTAAGGAAGTAGCCACTGCCACACAAGGGGCCATCATCTTGGCTAAGCTGTCTATTGTGCCTGTCCGGAGAGGCTACTGGGGGAACAAGATCGGCAAGCCTCACAGGGTCCCCTGTAAAGTGACAGGCCGCTGTGGTTCTGTGCTAGTGTGCCTTATCCCTCCCCCAGGAGCACTGGCATTGTCTCtgcgccgccccccccccccaagaagctGCTGATGGTGGTATTGACGACTGTTACACTTCAGCCAGGGGCTGcactgccaccctgggcaacttTGCTAAGGCCACTTTTGACACCATCTCTAAGACCTACAGCTATCTGACCCCCGACCTCTGGAAAGAGACTGTGTTCACCAAGTCTCCCTACCAGGAATTCATTGACCATCTTGTGAAAACCCACACCAGAGTCACAGTGCAGAGAACCCAGGCTCCAGCTGTGGCTACCACATAGAGAttttatacagaaaaaataaaactggattaagcctgttaaaaaaaatgaacaaatgcctTTTGTTTTATTCCTCAAGCATCCAAATCTGAAAGTCCAGCACAAACTTGTGTCCCTTCTAGAGCTACCAGCAGGAGTCATGAAGTGCCTTGTCACCAACTCACTGGCACTGGCCACCTGCTCTGTCATTTGCAGTGGACCAGTATGAGGAAAGGAAACTTAGCTCCTTGAAGAGAGTTCGATTCAGTACGCAGGCACTGGCCTCATCCTTGTGGAGATGGGAACTGGTGACAGTGTATAGCTCGGGGGCAAAGCTGAGGCCAGGACAAGGGATGAACGAGATCGCCAAGACAACCACCAGGCTTCCCGGGACAAAGGTGCTTCAGAGAATTGGGACTGGAATTGTCCAGAGACCCATCGCCTCCTGGAGGATGTCTTCTTCAGAGATGAGGACTATATCCTTCGTGGCTCTGAGGAGCGTCAGAAGTTCTGGGCTTTCTTTGAACGCCTTCAGAGATTCCAGAATCTCAAGAGTTccaaaaaagaggagaaaaactgGGCATCCCAAGCACAGCAtcccagccctggctgacctaccTCGCACTTACGACCCGCGCTTCCGCATCAACCTGTCCATCCTTGGCCCTGACACGCGGGAATCTCAGCAGCCGGGCAGTCGCCTTCCTGCGGCGAGAGCGTCTGAGTTCCGCCGGGCCCTGCTGCACTACCTGGACTTCGGGCAGAAGCAGGCCTTTGCACGGCTCGCCAGGCTGCAGCGCGAGCGGGCAGCGCTCCCCGTTGCCCAGTATGGGAACCGCATCCTGCAGACACTGAAGGAGCATCAGGCGGTGGTGGTGGCTGGTGACACAGGCTGTGGCAAGTCCACCCAGGTGCCCCAGTACTTGCTGGCTGCTGGCTTCAGTCACGTGGCATGCACTCAGCCCCGGCGGATTGCCTGCATCTCTCTGGCCAAGCGTGTTGGCTTTGAGAGCCTCAGCCAGTACGGCTCACAGGTGAGTGGTACGTACCGGTTTGTTCAGTGTGACTTTCAGAGTAAGCTGATTGTCCTCATGGCGGTATCCTTAACAGTTACacacgggggctggagaaatggcctagtggttaaaggcacttggttgcacaGCCtgactgggttcgattccccggtacccacataaagccagacatacgcagtgatgcatgtgtctgcagttcctttgcaatagcacTTGGCCTAGCACagccattctcattttctctccgcttgcaaataagtagacatacttaattaaatttaatttacttatttggcagagagagagggggcggggcaGATGCAAAGAGAGAatgtcatgccagagcctctagccactgcaaatgaactacagacactgtgccaccttgtgcatctggctgtacgtaggtactggcgaatcaaaactgagttctttggctttatcagcaagcgccttaaccactaagccatctctctagcccccaatttaaaaaaatcatatatatgtgtgtgtgtctatgtatgtttatgtgttggttttgcaaggtagggtttcagtctagtccaggctgacctgaaattcactatgtagtctcaggctggcctcaatgtcatggcgatcctcctacctctgcctcctgagtgctgggattaaaggtgtgcaccgtcacgcctggcaaagatttttttttttttaagttacacaggggggctggagggatggcttaaccattaaggcgttggcctgcaaagccaaaggacccaggttcaattccccagaacccgtgctagccaaatgcacaagggagcgcaagcgtctggagttcatttgcagtgactggaggccctggagtgcccattctttctctctaccccttcctcactccctttttctctgtcaaataa carries:
- the LOC123454674 gene encoding probable ATP-dependent RNA helicase DHX34 is translated as MNEIAKTTTRLPGTKVLQRIGTGIVQRPIASWRMSSSEMRTISFVALRSVRSSGLSLNAFRDSRISRVPKKRRKTGHPKHSIPALADLPRTYDPRFRINLSILGPDTRESQQPGSRLPAARASEFRRALLHYLDFGQKQAFARLARLQRERAALPVAQYGNRILQTLKEHQAVVVAGDTGCGKSTQVPQYLLAAGFSHVACTQPRRIACISLAKRVGFESLSQYGSQVGYQIRFESTRSAATRIVFLTAAPAPDPAGAQPALVPRSDRG